Proteins from a genomic interval of Microbacterium imperiale:
- a CDS encoding helix-turn-helix domain-containing protein — protein sequence MNPQREATVDVLEMSRVLSVSPDTIYRWARSGVIPALKISNRWRFIVTEVLESVRQKAEPHPDPWHQSPRTAATRQGWERRWARGRTP from the coding sequence ATGAATCCCCAGCGCGAAGCGACAGTCGACGTCCTCGAGATGTCTCGAGTGCTTTCGGTCAGCCCGGACACCATCTACCGGTGGGCGCGCTCCGGAGTCATACCAGCCCTCAAGATCAGCAACCGGTGGCGCTTCATCGTTACCGAAGTGCTCGAGAGCGTCCGCCAGAAGGCCGAGCCTCACCCTGACCCGTGGCACCAGTCGCCCAGGACGGCCGCAACCAGGCAGGGTTGGGAACGTCGATGGGCCAGGGGTCGAACGCCCTAG